A genomic window from Alkalihalobacillus sp. AL-G includes:
- a CDS encoding GNAT family N-acetyltransferase produces MITIEISRPAFEDVEELNRFFRLVVVDTFAQEGLSNLVEDIEDEIETKKKYLKMDLNSNGDERYFLIAKEAGGIVGCIEYGTANELILSNTNGKFEDIPEVGTVFVHPEYRRQGIANKILHAMYNMLHEKGIEEFCLDSGYTIAQQVWKKKFDEPDYLLKDYWGEGLDHMIWKIPIRPDL; encoded by the coding sequence TTGATAACAATCGAAATTAGTCGACCTGCTTTTGAAGATGTGGAAGAACTGAACCGATTTTTCCGGTTGGTTGTAGTCGATACGTTTGCACAGGAAGGGCTATCCAACTTGGTAGAGGATATCGAGGATGAAATTGAAACGAAGAAAAAGTACTTGAAAATGGACCTGAACAGCAACGGTGATGAACGGTATTTTCTCATTGCTAAAGAGGCTGGGGGAATAGTCGGTTGCATCGAATATGGTACTGCCAATGAACTGATACTCAGCAATACCAACGGGAAATTCGAGGATATCCCAGAAGTGGGAACCGTCTTTGTCCATCCGGAATATCGCAGGCAAGGTATTGCAAACAAGATTCTCCACGCAATGTACAACATGCTACATGAAAAAGGAATAGAAGAGTTTTGTCTCGACAGTGGGTATACGATTGCGCAACAGGTATGGAAAAAGAAATTTGACGAACCCGATTACCTCCTAAAAGACTATTGGGGTGAAGGGCTCGACCATATGATTTGGAAAATACCGATCAGACCAGACCTATAA
- a CDS encoding DUF4317 domain-containing protein translates to MNKKDIAGIRRQLKVDNDLLKISDIFNVYIMKETTDIYHHQSQPFEMLDKDQQELFINNFKKLLTGQLNEKLFELKFKREADNQSQLILHKGLLSSQVEDWKEEMLRMTEKMIKDHPYEKDVVITFIRAEYLKPMKRRNEEAEESERDAVYSHPFILCSINKTQESKKELVFDYIEKEFKYNIDVDSVIDLDAPMTGFLFPCFTNQASDVNHVLYAAGKANEPDPRFIEEVLNGEHTITAKEDKAVFEEVIKDVIGDQLTPSTLANVYREINHVVEENEEEEEPKLDYKNVERVLNQSGEKVDSEKVKAAFQRITDDESYELKASSIVPKYKSKSIKINTKIANVSISPQDLEYVRQVNYKGKRCIMIEVEEDAEIDGFKLLPEAFGE, encoded by the coding sequence ATGAACAAAAAGGACATAGCGGGTATCCGCAGACAATTGAAAGTGGATAATGATTTATTGAAGATCTCTGATATTTTTAACGTATATATCATGAAAGAAACGACAGACATTTATCATCATCAAAGCCAGCCGTTCGAAATGCTTGACAAGGATCAGCAGGAGCTTTTTATCAATAATTTCAAGAAGCTGCTGACAGGACAGCTAAATGAAAAGTTATTTGAACTGAAATTCAAGCGTGAGGCCGACAATCAAAGTCAGCTCATTCTACATAAAGGATTACTAAGCAGCCAAGTCGAGGACTGGAAGGAAGAAATGCTGCGCATGACTGAAAAAATGATCAAAGACCATCCATATGAAAAGGATGTGGTCATCACCTTCATTCGAGCCGAGTATTTGAAGCCGATGAAACGGCGTAATGAGGAAGCGGAGGAAAGTGAACGGGACGCCGTTTATTCTCATCCCTTCATTCTATGCAGTATCAACAAAACGCAGGAGTCGAAAAAAGAGTTGGTGTTTGACTATATTGAGAAGGAGTTCAAATACAATATCGATGTAGATTCGGTCATTGACCTCGACGCCCCGATGACAGGATTTCTTTTCCCGTGTTTCACCAATCAGGCATCGGATGTGAACCATGTTTTATACGCTGCAGGCAAAGCGAATGAACCTGATCCCAGATTTATAGAAGAAGTATTAAATGGTGAACATACGATCACCGCAAAAGAGGATAAAGCGGTGTTTGAGGAAGTGATCAAGGATGTCATAGGAGACCAGCTCACCCCCTCCACTCTCGCTAACGTTTATAGAGAAATCAATCATGTCGTCGAAGAAAACGAAGAGGAAGAAGAACCGAAGCTCGATTACAAAAACGTAGAGCGTGTTTTGAATCAAAGCGGTGAAAAAGTCGATTCCGAAAAAGTAAAAGCCGCTTTCCAAAGAATTACCGATGACGAATCCTATGAATTGAAAGCAAGCAGTATTGTGCCCAAATACAAATCAAAATCAATCAAAATCAATACGAAGATCGCGAACGTCTCCATCAGCCCACAGGACCTGGAATACGTCAGGCAAGTCAATTATAAGGGGAAACGCTGCATTATGATTGAAGTGGAAGAGGATGCTGAGATTGACGGTTTCAAGTTGCTTCCAGAAGCGTTTGGCGAATAA
- a CDS encoding LysR family transcriptional regulator: protein MDIESLKLFLQIARHGSINKAANAMFLAQSTATNRLKQLEKSVGSPLFTRASVGVTLTAEGKRLLPIAIDVVEKIKAYKNLKEKEQTLTMVAGKALAAYELPRLISQYRKFNPHFKCYARSTSFNECVTAILSGSADIAFLGGEVYHPDLHQEFLPEDRIVLVTSRDHEWTNGFPGFKHWGSQEVITFGNDSAPFRKQIDLYLAKQGVFPNVIMELDSLSAVKEMVKENLGISMLPERTILHEKLCGSLAVLDVAEGRLLRPTVVVYPHYKKDDKVFQDFIHWIRCNY from the coding sequence ATGGATATTGAAAGCTTGAAATTATTTTTACAAATTGCCCGCCATGGGTCGATTAATAAAGCTGCAAACGCTATGTTTTTAGCTCAGTCCACAGCAACCAACCGTTTGAAACAACTAGAAAAATCCGTTGGCAGTCCTCTATTTACTAGAGCATCAGTGGGAGTAACTTTGACCGCTGAAGGTAAACGCCTATTACCGATCGCTATAGACGTTGTTGAGAAAATAAAAGCTTACAAGAATTTAAAAGAAAAAGAACAAACGCTGACGATGGTAGCCGGAAAGGCCCTTGCCGCCTATGAATTACCACGGTTGATCAGCCAATATCGAAAATTCAATCCGCATTTTAAATGCTATGCCCGTTCTACATCGTTCAACGAATGTGTGACAGCCATTTTATCTGGATCCGCCGATATTGCTTTTTTGGGTGGAGAGGTGTATCACCCGGATTTACATCAAGAGTTTTTGCCGGAAGACCGCATTGTTTTGGTGACTTCACGTGACCACGAGTGGACAAATGGGTTTCCCGGATTTAAACATTGGGGTTCCCAAGAGGTCATTACTTTCGGAAATGATTCAGCCCCTTTCAGAAAACAAATTGACCTTTATTTAGCCAAGCAAGGTGTTTTTCCAAATGTAATCATGGAATTGGATAGCCTTAGTGCCGTTAAAGAAATGGTAAAAGAGAACCTTGGGATTTCAATGCTGCCGGAACGTACGATTTTACATGAGAAATTATGCGGCAGCCTTGCAGTATTAGATGTTGCAGAAGGGCGTTTACTACGTCCCACTGTAGTCGTCTATCCACATTACAAGAAGGATGATAAGGTCTTCCAGGACTTTATTCACTGGATCAGATGTAATTATTAG
- a CDS encoding LysE family transporter, with translation MDYLKILGVIVLIHILTMSIPGINFVAVTQTSIRLSKSKGIATALGIATGALIWSSSAAFGVGFLFEKYEWTYNALKWLGGAYIIYIGVKFWLSKEHQLKTIDQTIRSTSYFRSFLFGLITNLSNPKSVLFFGSIFTTVLHPGLPQWMRTAAVIVIFLNVVWWHTALALLFSRKVIQKAYIRNKMLMNRLAGSLFIIFGIQLFL, from the coding sequence ATGGACTATTTGAAGATACTTGGTGTGATTGTATTGATCCATATCCTTACAATGAGTATACCTGGAATCAATTTTGTCGCAGTCACACAAACCTCGATCCGGTTATCTAAAAGTAAGGGGATCGCAACAGCTTTAGGAATCGCAACTGGGGCACTGATCTGGTCAAGTTCCGCGGCATTCGGCGTAGGCTTTCTATTTGAAAAATATGAATGGACGTATAATGCCTTAAAATGGTTGGGAGGGGCGTATATCATCTATATTGGGGTTAAATTCTGGCTGAGCAAAGAACATCAGCTCAAAACCATCGATCAAACGATCCGATCGACAAGCTATTTCCGCTCCTTCCTATTCGGCTTGATAACCAATCTATCAAACCCGAAATCTGTTCTCTTTTTTGGAAGTATTTTCACAACTGTATTGCACCCTGGACTTCCACAATGGATGCGTACAGCAGCAGTCATTGTTATATTCCTAAATGTTGTTTGGTGGCATACAGCACTCGCTTTACTATTTTCAAGAAAGGTCATACAGAAAGCTTATATACGAAACAAAATGTTGATGAACAGATTAGCAGGTTCTTTGTTCATTATTTTCGGCATACAGCTTTTTTTATGA
- a CDS encoding ABC transporter ATP-binding protein: protein MQNETMVDVKSLVKRYGSFIAVNGVEFQVEKGEVFGLLGPNGAGKTTTIEMLVGLRKPDDGTATLAGFDVRKEVNKVKEVIGVQLQSTSLFELLKVEEILHLYASFYPNNVNIPQLIDDMLLTEKRYDRIKELSGGQKQRLAIALALIHDPNIVFLDEPTTGLDPQARRTLWDIVLRLKERGKTVILSTHYMDEAHVLCDRIGIMDQGELIALDTPTNLVKRLQSTSTVEFRLTNPPEKEWFMKMDGVEEVSIKDTFLQLYTDDLQLALTSLIQVSTEHNLNIEDLQTRTATLEDVFIHMTGRSLRES, encoded by the coding sequence ATGCAAAATGAAACAATGGTAGATGTAAAAAGTCTTGTGAAACGCTATGGCTCCTTTATTGCGGTCAATGGAGTCGAATTTCAAGTGGAAAAAGGAGAGGTCTTCGGACTGCTTGGACCGAATGGGGCTGGAAAGACGACAACCATTGAAATGCTGGTCGGTCTCCGTAAGCCTGATGATGGTACGGCAACACTGGCAGGCTTTGATGTACGAAAAGAAGTGAATAAGGTCAAAGAGGTCATTGGCGTCCAGCTCCAGTCCACCTCCTTATTCGAATTATTGAAGGTAGAAGAGATCCTTCACCTTTATGCGAGTTTTTACCCGAATAATGTCAATATCCCACAATTAATTGACGACATGCTTTTAACGGAAAAACGGTATGACAGAATCAAAGAACTATCCGGCGGACAAAAGCAACGGTTAGCGATTGCGTTAGCACTTATCCATGATCCAAACATCGTGTTTCTTGATGAACCGACGACTGGACTCGATCCGCAGGCAAGACGAACGTTATGGGACATTGTTTTGCGTTTAAAAGAGAGAGGGAAAACGGTTATCCTCTCCACTCATTATATGGATGAAGCCCATGTTCTCTGTGATCGCATCGGCATTATGGATCAGGGAGAACTGATCGCGCTTGACACGCCAACCAATCTCGTAAAAAGATTGCAGTCGACAAGTACCGTAGAATTCCGCCTGACCAACCCTCCTGAAAAAGAATGGTTCATGAAAATGGACGGGGTAGAAGAAGTGTCCATTAAGGATACCTTCTTGCAGCTTTATACGGACGACCTTCAGCTCGCATTAACTTCCCTGATCCAAGTTTCTACAGAACACAATCTGAACATCGAGGACTTACAAACACGTACCGCGACATTAGAAGATGTCTTCATACATATGACAGGAAGGAGTCTAAGAGAATCATGA
- a CDS encoding ABC transporter permease produces MRAYWQLTLAQLRIFARNKQVLFFTLLFPLILMLALGSFVGGGNALSITVGMVDLDQTDASKDLQELFNKNEGIETESYEKIKTGKKGVENGDVQLLIEIPKGYGASLKDQNQAFSLPVYYNEKNLSASELGLTVVNGIIDQYSKQLVDYKPLVTIERVGIEALNLRYIDFLVPGIVAMMIMSNNMNGVAGQISAWRERGILRRMQGTRLKASTFIAAQITARLLLNGTQALLVVLIADLIFNINVAGSWLAMIFFIVLGTLAFMSIGFIIAGIAKNPESAGPIAGFASFPLLFLGGVFFPVSNMPDWIQPVVKALPIAPLTSALRETMNIGTPILQLETETLILGAWLIGGFTLASYVFKWE; encoded by the coding sequence ATGAGAGCATATTGGCAGTTAACCTTAGCACAACTACGTATTTTTGCCCGTAATAAGCAAGTCTTGTTCTTCACGTTACTCTTTCCGCTCATTCTAATGCTCGCCCTCGGGTCATTTGTAGGCGGCGGCAATGCGCTGTCTATAACCGTAGGAATGGTCGACCTTGATCAGACGGATGCATCAAAGGACTTACAAGAGTTGTTTAACAAGAACGAAGGTATCGAGACAGAGTCCTATGAAAAGATCAAAACCGGTAAAAAAGGCGTCGAAAATGGAGATGTCCAGCTTCTCATTGAAATCCCAAAAGGATACGGTGCTAGTTTGAAGGATCAAAATCAAGCCTTCTCGCTCCCTGTTTATTATAATGAGAAAAACTTATCCGCCTCCGAGCTAGGACTAACGGTGGTGAACGGGATCATCGACCAATACAGTAAACAGCTTGTCGACTATAAGCCTCTTGTGACCATCGAAAGGGTTGGAATTGAAGCACTAAACCTTCGCTATATTGATTTTCTCGTACCAGGGATTGTTGCGATGATGATCATGAGTAACAACATGAATGGAGTCGCCGGCCAAATTTCAGCCTGGCGTGAAAGGGGCATCCTCCGTAGAATGCAGGGGACAAGATTGAAAGCTTCCACCTTTATCGCTGCACAAATCACAGCGCGTTTACTCCTTAATGGAACGCAAGCATTGTTGGTTGTATTGATTGCAGACCTCATCTTTAACATCAATGTAGCCGGTTCATGGCTCGCAATGATCTTTTTCATCGTTTTAGGAACACTGGCCTTTATGTCCATCGGCTTCATTATTGCTGGTATCGCGAAAAACCCAGAAAGTGCGGGGCCGATTGCTGGATTTGCTTCTTTTCCCTTACTGTTCCTTGGTGGCGTATTTTTCCCAGTTAGCAATATGCCAGATTGGATCCAGCCGGTCGTCAAAGCCCTGCCGATCGCACCTCTAACCTCAGCATTGAGAGAAACCATGAACATCGGAACACCAATCCTCCAGCTAGAAACAGAAACACTGATCCTAGGCGCCTGGCTAATAGGAGGATTCACACTCGCCAGCTATGTGTTTAAGTGGGAATAA